The following are encoded together in the Coffea arabica cultivar ET-39 chromosome 1c, Coffea Arabica ET-39 HiFi, whole genome shotgun sequence genome:
- the LOC140038144 gene encoding protein SUPPRESSOR OF npr1-1, CONSTITUTIVE 1-like, translating into MSCAACLKRLEIDRCKNLRELPEDLYQFQALEHLAIRGCRRIDSFGYPNPKNSFGQKGLLKSLERFTVERCGALTSLPVEMFESCTSLRKLNLSNCRSLVSFPLDLRRTPSLESFSLYWCANLIAGMPSGFGYLTSLREVHIGPFSDYSVIEFDWAGLASSSSLRHVSLNGMPDTKSLPHQLQDLTTITSLSLHLFGAIEALPDWLGNLASLDELILRGCPKLEYLPSVDAMERLKLRRLEIDGCPLLTGGCTPESGSEWPKISNISEREIY; encoded by the coding sequence ATGAGTTGCGCCGCTTGTCTTAAGAGATTGGAGATAGACCGTTGCAAGAATTTACGAGAGTTGCCAGAAGATCTGTATCAATTTCAAGCTTTAGAGCACTTGGCGATACGGGGTTGCCGGAGAATTGATTCATTTGGATATCCAAATCCTAAAAATTCATTTGGACAGAAAGGCCTCCTTAAGTCTCTTGAGCGATTTACTGTCGAAAGGTGCGGTGCATTAACAAGTTTGCCAGTGGAGATGTTCGAGTCGTGTACGTCTCTCCGAAAGCTGAATTTGTCCAATTGCCGCAGTCTGGTCTCCTTTCCCCTTGATTTGCGACGGACCCCTTCTCTTGAGAGCTTCTCATTATACTGGTGTGCCAACTTGATTGCTGGGATGCCTAGTGGATTTGGCTATCTTACCAGCTTAAGGGAAGTGCACATTGGTCCCTTCTCAGATTACTCAGTAATCGAATTTGATTGGGCTGGATTagcatcttcatcatcactccGACACGTGTCTTTGAATGGAATGCCTGACACGAAATCTCTGCCACATCAGCTTCAAGACTTGACTACCATCACATCACTGTCTCTACATCTCTTCGGAGCAATCGAGGCCTTACCAGATTGGCTTGGGAACCTTGCGTCTCTTGATGAGCTAATCCTCCGTGGATGCCCAAAGCTTGAATATTTACCCTCCGTAGATGCCATGGAACGCCTCAAATTAAGACGTCTGGAAATTGACGGTTGTCCTCTATTAACCGGAGGATGCACACCTGAAAGCGGCTCCGAGTGGCCCAAGATCTCTAATATTTCAGAGCGTGAAATTTATTGA